Proteins encoded by one window of Bradyrhizobium sp. B097:
- a CDS encoding alpha/beta hydrolase, with product MSQTAAFEQEPAFIEVGEGLGARRIAVRARAGSNPGLFWLGGFKSDMTGTKAIALDAWAAEHGRSSVRFDYSGHGESGGDFADGTIGRWLEESVAVFSQFCRGPQVVIGSSMGGWMALLLAREIMRRGNAKAQLAGLVLIAPAPDFTEELMWKGFSPEIRAEIETKGVWLRPSEYGDGSPYPITRDLIEEGRNHLLLGSKIDVGCPVRILQGAQDPDVPWKHAFALVHRLPAEDVVLTMIQDGDHRLSRPQDIARIIAAVAEI from the coding sequence ATGAGCCAAACCGCCGCATTCGAGCAGGAACCCGCCTTCATCGAGGTCGGCGAGGGCCTTGGGGCGCGCCGGATCGCGGTGCGCGCCCGGGCTGGCAGCAATCCCGGCCTGTTCTGGCTCGGCGGCTTCAAGTCCGACATGACCGGCACCAAGGCGATCGCGCTCGATGCATGGGCGGCCGAGCATGGCCGCAGCTCGGTCAGGTTCGACTATTCCGGCCACGGCGAATCCGGCGGCGACTTCGCCGACGGCACGATCGGCCGCTGGCTCGAGGAGAGCGTCGCTGTTTTCTCGCAGTTCTGCCGCGGGCCGCAGGTCGTGATCGGGTCCTCGATGGGCGGCTGGATGGCGCTGCTGCTGGCACGCGAGATCATGCGTCGCGGGAACGCGAAGGCGCAACTCGCCGGCCTCGTGCTGATCGCACCAGCGCCCGACTTCACCGAGGAATTGATGTGGAAGGGTTTTTCGCCGGAGATCCGCGCCGAGATCGAGACCAAGGGCGTCTGGCTCAGGCCGTCCGAATATGGCGACGGCTCGCCCTATCCGATCACCCGCGATCTGATCGAGGAGGGCCGCAACCATCTGCTGCTCGGCAGCAAGATCGACGTCGGTTGCCCAGTGCGCATCCTGCAGGGCGCGCAGGATCCCGACGTGCCGTGGAAGCACGCCTTCGCGCTGGTGCATCGGCTGCCGGCCGAGGACGTGGTGCTGACCATGATCCAGGACGGCGACCACCGGCTGTCGCGGCCGCAGGACATCGCGCGGATCATCGCCGCGGTGGCGGAGATCTAG
- a CDS encoding nuclear transport factor 2 family protein, translating to MNTTTMLRAFCDAVEQRNGKAFASLFTDDGVYHDVFYGAFEGHTRIAEMIDDWFYRTATDFRWVMHDPVSDGTTLYARYTFSYRSTLPEANGARAMFEGVAIMRLRDGKITEYHEVANTAPAFVDLNFAPERIAKIVGKQGAALRARPEMQRHLAE from the coding sequence ATGAACACGACCACAATGCTGCGCGCGTTCTGCGACGCGGTCGAGCAGCGCAACGGCAAGGCCTTCGCAAGCCTCTTCACCGACGACGGCGTCTACCACGACGTGTTCTACGGCGCGTTCGAGGGCCACACCAGGATCGCCGAGATGATCGACGACTGGTTCTACCGGACCGCGACCGATTTCCGCTGGGTGATGCACGATCCCGTCAGCGACGGCACAACGCTCTATGCGCGCTACACGTTCAGCTACCGCTCGACCTTGCCGGAAGCCAACGGCGCGCGTGCGATGTTCGAGGGCGTCGCGATCATGCGGCTGCGCGACGGCAAGATCACGGAGTATCACGAGGTCGCCAACACCGCGCCGGCTTTCGTCGACTTGAACTTCGCGCCGGAGCGGATCGCGAAGATCGTCGGCAAGCAAGGCGCTGCGCTGAGGGCCCGGCCGGAGATGCAGCGGCATTTGGCCGAGTAG
- a CDS encoding MFS transporter — translation MSEQTIAAPIDEPQERGFSRYQAFLIALLAFTQFTLILDFIIMSPLGAILMPSLNITAGQFGVAVSAYAFAAGISGILAAGFADRFDRKRLLLFFYVGFTFGTALCALAQNFHVLLLGRIVTGLFGGVIGSVVLAIVTDLFPLHLRGRVMGFIQTAFAASQVLGVPAGLFLANHWNWHICFVAIVGLSIAAIATIALVMEPVDGHLKLQHDRNPFQHLIATVAQPRYTLAFLVTTLLATGGFMLMPFGSAFTVHNLGIDIVHLPTIYLVSGLFSILMGPLVGRASDAFGKYPTFIFGCVVSAIMVLIYTHLGHVSLLTAIIVNVLMFVGIFSRMIPSQALMSAIPDASQRGSFSAISASVQQLSGGLGSVAAAAIVAENPDGSLLHFDRIGYVVIASSMISMIAMYFVQRPIARRAGRRVV, via the coding sequence ATGTCGGAACAGACCATCGCCGCGCCGATCGACGAGCCGCAGGAACGCGGCTTTTCGCGCTATCAAGCCTTCCTGATCGCGCTGCTTGCCTTCACGCAGTTCACCCTGATCCTCGACTTCATCATCATGTCGCCGCTCGGCGCCATCCTGATGCCGTCACTCAACATCACGGCGGGGCAGTTCGGCGTCGCGGTCTCGGCCTACGCCTTCGCGGCCGGCATTTCCGGCATCCTCGCCGCCGGTTTTGCCGATCGCTTCGACCGCAAGCGGCTCTTGCTGTTCTTCTATGTCGGCTTCACCTTCGGCACCGCGCTGTGCGCACTGGCGCAGAATTTCCATGTGCTGCTGCTCGGCCGCATCGTCACCGGCCTGTTCGGCGGGGTGATCGGCTCCGTCGTGCTCGCCATCGTCACCGACCTGTTTCCGCTGCATCTGCGCGGCCGGGTGATGGGCTTCATTCAGACCGCATTCGCCGCGAGCCAGGTGCTCGGCGTGCCCGCCGGGCTGTTCCTGGCCAATCACTGGAACTGGCACATCTGCTTCGTGGCCATCGTCGGCCTGTCGATCGCGGCGATCGCCACCATCGCGCTGGTGATGGAGCCGGTCGACGGCCATCTCAAGCTGCAGCACGACCGCAACCCGTTCCAGCATTTGATCGCAACCGTCGCGCAGCCGCGCTACACGCTGGCCTTTTTGGTGACGACGCTGCTGGCGACCGGCGGCTTCATGCTGATGCCGTTCGGCAGCGCCTTCACCGTGCACAATCTCGGCATCGATATCGTCCATCTGCCGACGATCTATCTGGTCTCCGGCCTGTTCAGCATCCTGATGGGACCGCTGGTCGGCCGCGCCAGCGATGCATTCGGCAAATATCCGACCTTCATCTTCGGCTGCGTGGTGTCGGCCATCATGGTGCTGATCTACACCCATCTCGGCCACGTCTCGCTGCTGACCGCGATCATCGTCAATGTGCTGATGTTCGTCGGCATCTTCTCGCGCATGATCCCCTCGCAGGCGCTGATGTCGGCGATCCCCGACGCCAGCCAGCGCGGCTCGTTCAGCGCGATCTCAGCGTCGGTGCAGCAGTTGTCGGGCGGGCTCGGCTCGGTGGCTGCCGCCGCGATCGTCGCCGAGAATCCGGACGGCTCGCTGCTCCATTTCGACCGGATCGGCTACGTCGTCATAGCGAGCTCGATGATCTCAATGATCGCGATGTATTTCGTGCAGCGGCCGATCGCGCGGCGGGCGGGACGGCGTGTGGTGTGA
- a CDS encoding DUF559 domain-containing protein: protein MVDPEHPDWKISARLRANARALRRNSTDVERILWSELRGNRLNSATFRRQVPIDNYIADFVCHAAKLVIELDGSQHFSDEGERADAVRSTVIEAKGFKVLRFSNLDVMTNRAGVLETIAAAIAERAPTLTLPRKRERGPEKSSS from the coding sequence ATGGTCGATCCTGAACATCCGGATTGGAAGATATCCGCACGACTGCGCGCAAATGCGCGCGCGCTCAGACGTAACTCCACCGACGTGGAGCGAATCCTCTGGTCGGAGCTGCGAGGCAATCGTCTGAACAGCGCAACCTTCCGCCGTCAGGTGCCGATCGACAACTACATCGCTGACTTCGTCTGCCACGCGGCGAAGCTGGTAATTGAGCTCGACGGCAGTCAACACTTTTCGGACGAAGGCGAACGCGCCGATGCCGTACGCTCAACCGTTATCGAAGCAAAAGGCTTCAAAGTGCTTCGCTTCAGCAATCTCGACGTCATGACAAACCGCGCAGGCGTCCTTGAAACAATCGCCGCTGCCATCGCGGAGAGAGCCCCCACCCTGACCCTCCCCCGCAAGCGGGAGAGGGGACCGGAGAAGTCATCGTCATGA
- a CDS encoding acyl-CoA thioesterase domain-containing protein, protein MTNPPFFTRHGDGFMPTSVANGPWSPESMHGRVVIGLLGFVIEERHGSDDFVPARLTVDMFRLPNITTPVEVTTKLVRDGLRIKVIEAEFVSGGTSMARASCQLLRRTENAPGNVWSPPNWKVPAPGEIPKPADPRLGMNGKWETRPIVGHMGSLGERRLWMSEVRELVAGVKMTPFVHVATGADFASPFANAGDQGLGYINSDVTIYLHRLPVSNWIGFEVVNHHATDGIAIGECWLYDEQGPIGTSTVAALAQRKPMTNPPPP, encoded by the coding sequence ATGACAAACCCGCCCTTCTTCACCAGACATGGCGACGGCTTCATGCCGACGTCAGTTGCCAACGGACCGTGGAGCCCGGAATCGATGCACGGCCGCGTCGTGATCGGGCTGCTCGGCTTCGTCATCGAGGAGCGCCACGGCTCCGACGATTTCGTCCCCGCGCGGCTCACGGTCGACATGTTCCGGTTGCCCAACATCACGACGCCGGTCGAGGTGACGACGAAGCTTGTGCGCGATGGGCTCCGCATCAAGGTGATCGAGGCCGAGTTCGTCTCAGGCGGCACCAGCATGGCGCGCGCCTCCTGCCAGTTGTTGCGCAGGACGGAAAATGCGCCCGGCAACGTGTGGTCGCCGCCGAACTGGAAGGTGCCGGCGCCCGGGGAGATTCCGAAGCCCGCCGATCCGAGGCTCGGCATGAACGGCAAATGGGAGACGCGGCCGATTGTCGGCCACATGGGCTCGCTCGGCGAGCGCAGGCTCTGGATGAGCGAAGTCCGCGAGCTCGTCGCGGGCGTGAAGATGACGCCGTTCGTCCATGTCGCGACCGGCGCGGATTTCGCCAGCCCGTTCGCCAATGCCGGCGACCAGGGCCTTGGCTACATCAACAGTGACGTCACGATCTATCTGCACCGATTGCCGGTGAGCAACTGGATCGGCTTCGAGGTCGTCAACCATCACGCCACCGACGGCATCGCGATCGGCGAATGCTGGCTCTATGACGAGCAGGGCCCGATCGGCACGTCGACCGTCGCGGCGCTCGCCCAGCGCAAGCCGATGACCAATCCGCCGCCGCCGTAG
- a CDS encoding glutathione S-transferase family protein: MYTLYHHPFCPHSRFIRLVLGEYGLDLRLVEERVWERREAFLALNPAANTPVLIAEGFPPIPGAPIIAEYVDETHGLDAGERRLLPTSTAERVEVRRLMAWFNEKFFEEASNPLVTERIYKRFMSEDNGGGPPAPDIMRAAKVNVRYHLSYIGWLAKTRNYLAGDRLTYADLAAAAHLSAIDYLGDVPWSEDDAAKAWYARVKSRPSFRPLLSEWLAGVPASRTYVDLDF; the protein is encoded by the coding sequence ATGTATACGCTGTATCACCATCCGTTCTGTCCGCATTCGCGCTTCATTCGCCTCGTGCTCGGCGAGTATGGCCTCGATCTGCGCCTGGTTGAGGAACGCGTCTGGGAGCGGCGCGAGGCGTTCCTGGCGCTCAATCCGGCGGCAAACACGCCGGTGCTGATCGCCGAGGGCTTTCCGCCGATCCCGGGTGCACCCATCATCGCCGAATATGTCGACGAGACGCATGGCCTCGATGCCGGCGAGCGGCGGCTGTTGCCGACCTCAACGGCCGAGCGCGTCGAGGTGCGCCGGCTGATGGCGTGGTTCAACGAGAAATTCTTCGAGGAAGCCTCCAACCCGCTGGTGACCGAGCGGATCTACAAGCGCTTCATGAGCGAGGACAATGGCGGCGGCCCGCCGGCGCCCGACATCATGCGCGCCGCCAAGGTCAATGTGCGCTATCATCTGAGCTATATCGGCTGGCTGGCGAAGACGCGGAACTATCTCGCCGGCGACCGCCTCACCTACGCGGATCTCGCCGCCGCGGCGCACCTCTCGGCGATCGACTATCTGGGCGACGTGCCATGGAGCGAGGACGACGCGGCAAAGGCGTGGTACGCGCGGGTGAAATCCCGCCCGTCGTTCCGCCCGCTGCTCAGCGAATGGCTGGCGGGGGTGCCGGCGTCGCGCACCTATGTGGACCTCGACTTCTGA
- a CDS encoding undecaprenyl-diphosphate phosphatase, with translation MMTDMLRAVILGIVEGVTEFLPVSSTGHLLLAERFFNLGEGNFWKSFAILIQLGAILAILVLYFTRLWRVALGMFSNPDDRRFVIGVLVAFLPAVVIGLIAGKYIKEFLFNPWVVCFTLIVGGAVLLWVDQLDLKVYEDDATRFPLLMYFWIGVAQCLAMIPGVSRSGASIVAAMLLGADKRSAAEFSFFLAIPTMVGAFAYDFYKNRGDFTSDNLSVIAVGFVVSFITAMIVVRAFLNFVTRRGFTFFAWWRVIVGTLGLIALAMGR, from the coding sequence ATGATGACGGATATGCTGCGGGCGGTGATTCTCGGCATCGTCGAGGGCGTCACAGAGTTCCTGCCGGTCTCTTCGACAGGCCACCTGCTGCTTGCGGAACGCTTCTTCAATCTCGGCGAAGGCAATTTCTGGAAGAGCTTTGCGATCCTGATTCAGCTCGGTGCGATCCTCGCGATCCTCGTGCTCTACTTCACCAGATTGTGGCGCGTCGCGCTCGGCATGTTCTCCAATCCCGACGACCGCCGCTTCGTGATCGGCGTGCTGGTGGCGTTCCTGCCCGCCGTCGTGATCGGCCTGATCGCCGGCAAATACATCAAGGAATTCCTGTTCAATCCGTGGGTGGTCTGCTTCACGCTGATCGTCGGCGGCGCCGTCCTGCTCTGGGTCGATCAGCTCGATCTCAAGGTGTACGAGGACGACGCGACCCGGTTCCCGCTGCTGATGTATTTCTGGATCGGCGTCGCGCAGTGCCTTGCGATGATCCCCGGCGTGTCGCGCTCCGGCGCCAGCATCGTGGCTGCGATGCTGCTCGGCGCCGACAAGCGCTCGGCGGCGGAGTTCTCGTTCTTCCTCGCGATCCCGACCATGGTCGGCGCGTTCGCCTATGATTTCTACAAGAACCGCGGCGACTTCACCTCGGACAATCTCAGCGTCATCGCGGTCGGCTTCGTGGTGTCGTTCATCACCGCGATGATCGTGGTGCGGGCATTCCTCAACTTCGTCACCCGCCGCGGCTTCACCTTCTTCGCCTGGTGGCGCGTGATCGTCGGCACGCTCGGCCTGATCGCGCTGGCGATGGGAAGGTAG
- the rpmI gene encoding 50S ribosomal protein L35, whose product MPKLKTKSGAKKRFKVTATGKVMHAQRGKRHGMIKRTKKQIRQLRGTRVLFKTDGDNVKKYFLPNA is encoded by the coding sequence ATGCCCAAGTTGAAGACTAAGTCGGGCGCTAAAAAGCGCTTCAAGGTGACTGCCACTGGCAAAGTCATGCACGCCCAGCGCGGCAAGCGCCACGGCATGATCAAGCGGACGAAGAAGCAGATCCGTCAGCTCCGCGGCACCCGCGTGCTGTTCAAGACCGACGGCGACAACGTCAAGAAGTACTTCTTGCCGAACGCCTGA
- the rplT gene encoding 50S ribosomal protein L20 yields the protein MSRVKRGVTSHAKHKKVFKAAKGYYGRRKNTIRTAKQAVEKAGQYAFRDRKRKKRTFRALWIQRINAAVRPFGMTYSVFINGLSKSGVVVDRKVLSDLAIHEPVAFQAIAEKAKAALAA from the coding sequence ATGTCTCGCGTCAAACGCGGTGTGACCTCTCACGCCAAGCACAAGAAAGTCTTCAAGGCCGCCAAGGGCTATTACGGCCGCCGCAAGAACACGATCCGCACCGCCAAGCAGGCCGTCGAAAAGGCCGGCCAGTACGCCTTCCGCGACCGCAAGCGCAAGAAGCGCACCTTCCGCGCGCTCTGGATCCAGCGCATCAACGCTGCGGTCCGTCCGTTCGGCATGACCTACAGCGTGTTTATCAACGGCCTCTCCAAGTCGGGCGTCGTGGTCGACCGCAAGGTGCTGTCGGATCTCGCGATCCACGAGCCGGTTGCGTTCCAGGCGATCGCCGAGAAAGCCAAGGCCGCGCTGGCTGCCTGA
- the queG gene encoding tRNA epoxyqueuosine(34) reductase QueG: protein MAGGGAGVAHLCGPRLLNQAVRLSPSDLKAALQREARALGFDAIGFTDPDATREAGQYFLEFLGSGGHGDMDWLAANPERRTEPRVLWGGVRSIIMLGVNYGPDDNPLDILARRSHGAISVYAQGDDYHDVIKKRLKILARWLAAATGDEVKVFVDTAAVMEKPLAQAAGIGWQGKHTNLVSREFGSWLFLGAIYSATELPRDEGEADHCGSCRACQDICPTAAFPTPYKLDARRCISYLTIENKGPIPHEFRKAIGNRIYGCDDCLAVCPWNKFAMAGREQKLAARDALRAPALADLARLGDAAFRALFTKSPVKRIGRDRFIRNVLIAIGNSGDANLAAEAQHLLDDTSPLVRGAAVWALSQLIARDAFATLASRADAEPDASVQQEWRAAAGS, encoded by the coding sequence ATGGCTGGCGGGGGTGCCGGCGTCGCGCACCTATGTGGACCTCGACTTCTGAACCAGGCGGTCCGCCTCTCTCCGTCCGATCTCAAGGCCGCCCTTCAGCGCGAGGCGCGCGCGCTCGGCTTCGACGCCATCGGCTTCACCGATCCTGATGCGACGCGCGAGGCCGGACAATATTTTTTGGAATTCCTCGGCTCCGGCGGCCATGGCGACATGGACTGGCTCGCGGCCAATCCGGAGCGGCGCACTGAGCCGCGCGTGCTGTGGGGTGGCGTGCGCTCGATCATCATGCTCGGCGTCAATTACGGGCCCGACGACAACCCGCTGGATATTCTCGCGCGCCGATCGCATGGCGCGATCTCGGTCTATGCGCAGGGCGACGACTATCACGACGTGATCAAGAAGCGGCTGAAGATTCTCGCGCGCTGGCTCGCTGCTGCGACCGGCGACGAGGTGAAAGTGTTCGTCGACACCGCCGCGGTCATGGAGAAGCCGCTCGCGCAGGCCGCAGGCATCGGCTGGCAGGGCAAGCACACCAATCTGGTGTCGCGCGAATTCGGCTCGTGGCTGTTTCTCGGCGCGATCTATTCCGCGACCGAGCTGCCGCGCGACGAGGGCGAAGCCGATCATTGCGGCAGCTGCCGCGCCTGCCAGGACATCTGTCCGACGGCGGCGTTTCCGACTCCGTACAAGCTCGATGCGCGGCGCTGCATCTCGTATCTGACGATCGAGAACAAGGGTCCGATCCCGCACGAATTCCGCAAGGCCATCGGCAACCGCATCTATGGCTGCGACGATTGCCTCGCGGTGTGTCCGTGGAACAAGTTCGCGATGGCGGGACGCGAGCAGAAGCTTGCGGCGCGCGACGCGTTGCGCGCGCCCGCGCTTGCCGATCTCGCGCGGCTCGGCGATGCCGCGTTTCGCGCGCTGTTCACGAAATCACCGGTCAAGCGCATCGGCCGCGACCGCTTCATCCGCAATGTGCTGATCGCGATCGGCAATTCCGGCGATGCAAACCTCGCCGCAGAGGCGCAGCACCTGCTCGACGATACAAGCCCGCTGGTGCGCGGCGCGGCGGTGTGGGCGCTATCGCAGCTGATCGCCCGCGATGCGTTTGCGACGCTGGCGTCACGAGCCGACGCCGAGCCCGATGCCAGCGTGCAGCAGGAGTGGCGCGCGGCAGCCGGCTCTTGA
- the infC gene encoding translation initiation factor IF-3: MRRPNRAPPTVAKDGPRTNDEIRNAQIQLIDSDGVNQGTVETMVAIKMAMEAGMDLVEISPNVSPPVCKIMDYGKYKYSAQKKAAEARKKQKVVEIKEIKLRPMIDDHDYDVKMRAMQRFFEEGDKVKITLRYRGREMAHQEIGTKLLDKVKADVAEFAKVEQDARFEGRQVVMVLAPR, from the coding sequence ATTCGCCGTCCCAATAGAGCCCCGCCCACAGTCGCAAAAGACGGGCCGCGCACCAATGATGAGATTCGCAACGCGCAGATCCAGCTGATTGATTCAGATGGTGTCAACCAGGGCACCGTCGAAACCATGGTGGCCATCAAGATGGCCATGGAAGCCGGCATGGATCTTGTCGAGATTTCGCCGAACGTCAGTCCTCCGGTCTGCAAGATCATGGACTACGGCAAGTACAAATATTCCGCGCAGAAGAAGGCCGCCGAAGCTCGCAAGAAGCAGAAGGTCGTCGAGATCAAGGAGATCAAGCTCCGCCCGATGATCGACGATCACGACTATGACGTGAAGATGCGCGCGATGCAGCGCTTCTTCGAGGAAGGCGACAAGGTCAAGATCACCTTGCGCTACCGCGGTCGTGAGATGGCGCACCAGGAGATCGGCACCAAGCTCTTGGACAAGGTGAAGGCCGACGTTGCCGAATTCGCCAAGGTCGAGCAGGACGCGAGGTTCGAAGGCCGCCAGGTCGTGATGGTGCTGGCGCCGCGCTAA
- the pheS gene encoding phenylalanine--tRNA ligase subunit alpha: protein MSDLATLETSILDQIASAADEAALEAVRVSALGKKGSISALLATLGKMSPEERKTEGAKINLAKDAVTQALAARRDVLKAAALDARLAAETIDVTLPLRETPAETGRIHPLSQVWDELTTIFADMGFAVAEGPDIETDDYNFTKLNFPEGHPAREMHDTFFFNPKEDGTRMLLRTHTSPVQVRTMLSQKPPIRVICPGRTYRIDSDATHTPQFHQVEGLVIDKGSHLGHLKWILHEFCKAFFEVDHINMRFRPSFFPFTEPSLEVDIQCRRDKGEIRFGEGEDWMEILGCGMVHPNVLRACGIDPDVYQGFAWGMGIDRIAMLKYGIADLRQLFENDIRWLNHYGFKPLDIPTIAGGLST, encoded by the coding sequence GTGTCCGACCTCGCAACGCTCGAAACATCCATCCTCGACCAGATCGCCTCGGCCGCTGACGAGGCCGCCCTCGAGGCGGTGCGCGTCTCAGCGCTCGGCAAGAAGGGCTCGATCTCGGCGCTGCTTGCCACCCTCGGCAAGATGTCGCCGGAGGAGCGCAAGACCGAGGGCGCCAAGATCAACCTCGCCAAGGATGCGGTGACGCAGGCGCTCGCGGCCAGGCGCGATGTGCTGAAAGCGGCCGCGCTCGATGCACGCCTTGCCGCCGAGACCATCGACGTCACGCTGCCGCTGCGCGAGACGCCGGCGGAGACCGGCCGCATCCATCCGCTGAGCCAGGTGTGGGACGAGCTCACCACGATCTTCGCCGACATGGGCTTTGCGGTCGCCGAAGGTCCCGACATCGAGACCGACGACTACAACTTCACCAAGTTGAATTTCCCCGAGGGCCATCCCGCGCGCGAGATGCACGACACCTTCTTCTTCAACCCGAAGGAGGACGGCACACGCATGCTGTTGCGCACCCACACCTCGCCGGTGCAGGTGCGCACCATGCTGAGCCAGAAGCCGCCGATCCGCGTGATCTGCCCGGGCCGCACCTATCGCATCGACTCGGATGCGACCCACACGCCGCAATTCCACCAGGTCGAAGGCCTCGTGATCGACAAGGGCTCGCATCTCGGTCACCTCAAGTGGATCCTGCACGAGTTCTGCAAGGCGTTCTTCGAGGTCGACCACATCAACATGCGGTTCCGGCCCTCGTTCTTCCCGTTCACCGAGCCGTCGCTCGAGGTCGACATCCAATGCCGCCGCGACAAGGGCGAGATTCGCTTCGGCGAGGGCGAGGACTGGATGGAGATTCTCGGCTGCGGCATGGTGCACCCGAACGTGCTGCGCGCCTGCGGCATCGATCCCGACGTCTACCAGGGCTTTGCCTGGGGCATGGGCATCGACCGCATCGCGATGCTGAAATATGGCATCGCCGATCTCCGCCAGCTGTTCGAGAACGACATCCGCTGGCTCAACCACTACGGCTTCAAGCCGCTCGACATCCCGACGATCGCGGGAGGGTTGAGTACGTGA
- a CDS encoding complex I NDUFA9 subunit family protein gives MASNLETLVTVFGGSGFLGRNVVRALCKREYRVRVAVRRPELAGHLQPLGRVGQIHAVQANVRYPASVEAAMRDSHIAINLVGILAEGGGQSFDAVQVKGAETIAKAAAANGARMVHVSAIGADKDSLSGYYRAKAEGEQAVQAALPQATIMRPSLLFGPEDQFTNRFAALARMSPVLPLVGGGVNRLQPAYVADVADAVADAVDGKAKAGATYELGGPEVLTMREVMQIILQITQRDRMLAPLPFGLAKLQSYVLQFAPGPFTLTPDQVAMLRSDNVVSDAAKAAGLTFAGLGITPDSMEAIAPQYLWRFRATGQFQKKSA, from the coding sequence ATGGCATCGAACCTGGAAACGCTCGTCACGGTCTTCGGCGGATCGGGTTTTCTGGGACGGAACGTGGTCCGGGCACTCTGCAAGCGCGAATACCGCGTGCGAGTCGCGGTGCGGCGGCCTGAACTGGCGGGCCATCTGCAGCCGCTCGGCCGGGTCGGGCAGATCCATGCCGTCCAGGCCAATGTGCGCTACCCGGCCTCGGTCGAGGCGGCGATGCGTGATTCGCATATCGCCATCAACCTGGTCGGCATCCTGGCCGAGGGCGGCGGGCAGAGCTTTGACGCCGTGCAGGTGAAGGGCGCCGAGACCATCGCCAAGGCGGCAGCCGCGAATGGCGCTCGGATGGTCCACGTCTCGGCGATCGGCGCCGATAAGGATTCGCTGTCGGGCTATTACCGCGCCAAGGCGGAAGGCGAGCAGGCGGTGCAGGCCGCCCTGCCACAGGCCACCATCATGCGGCCGTCGCTGCTGTTCGGGCCGGAGGATCAGTTCACCAACCGCTTTGCGGCGCTGGCGCGGATGTCACCGGTGCTGCCGCTGGTCGGCGGCGGCGTCAACAGGCTGCAGCCGGCCTATGTCGCGGACGTCGCGGACGCCGTGGCCGATGCCGTGGACGGCAAGGCGAAGGCAGGCGCGACGTACGAGCTCGGCGGGCCGGAAGTGCTGACCATGCGCGAGGTGATGCAGATCATCCTTCAGATCACGCAGCGCGATCGCATGCTGGCGCCGCTGCCGTTCGGCCTCGCCAAGCTGCAGTCATATGTCCTGCAATTCGCACCGGGGCCGTTCACGCTGACCCCGGACCAGGTCGCGATGCTGCGCTCGGACAATGTCGTGTCCGACGCCGCCAAGGCCGCCGGTCTCACTTTCGCGGGTCTCGGCATCACGCCCGATTCGATGGAAGCGATCGCCCCGCAATATCTCTGGCGCTTCCGCGCGACCGGGCAGTTCCAGAAGAAGAGCGCGTAG